The stretch of DNA GGAGTGGAGGTAGTGGAGAAATTTACAAGTATCTTCCCTTAAAAACCCAAGCCATACCCCTCCAATACCTCTAAAACTCCAATAACTCCACGTCCCCAAAAAAAACCCAAGCCATCCCCCTAAAACTCCAACTCCACGTTCCAAAAAAAACCAAGCCATAACAAAAAAGCATGAAAGTTACCCTCATCACCGTCGCCTACAATAGCGCCAAAACGATTCGTAAAACCTTGGAAAGCATCGCTTCGCAGGATTATCCCCATATCGAACATATCGTCATTGATGGCGCGTCCAAAGACAATACGGTAGACATTGTGAAAGAATTTCAACATGTACACCGCCTGATCTCCGAACCAGATAAAGGAATGTGGGATGGACTCAATAAGGGCCTGGCTATTGCTGAAGGTGATATCATTGGGATGCTCAATTCAGACGACGTTTATGCCGACCATACAATTATTTCCCAAGTGGTGGCCGCTTTTAAGAAATACCAAGTCGATACAGTATATGGAGATATCCAATTTGTTTCTACAAAAGATCCCGAAAAGGTGGTGCGTTATTATTCTTCCAAAAAATTTCATCCTGGTAAATTCAGGTATGGCTATATGCCTGCGCATCCCTCTTTTTTTGTAAAACGAACAGTTTACGAAAAATATGGTTACTTCAAGCCCGACTACAAAATTGCAGCAGATTACGATCTCATGATCCGATTCCTGAAAATCCATCAAGTTTCGTATAAATACCTGGACCTTATGATGGTCAATATGTTGATCGGGGGGATGAGTAATGACAGCTTGAAGAGCATCTATATTCTCAACAAAGAAATTGTTAGAACCTGTCGCGAAAATGGGATATATACAAATTTATTCATCTTGTCTCTGAAATACTTCCGAAAAGTATTTGAATTGATCAATCCAGCCAAACGGCATTGATGAAGAAAATTTTACTGACAGGTGCTTCCGGCTTTATTGGCAGCCGATGGCTTGAAATTGATACGGGAACTTGCGAAATCATCCCTTGTTCATTACAGCAGACCCAAATTGCAGCTATTGATTTTGCCGGAATAGATGCCATCATACACCTGGCGGGTATTGCCCATCGGATGGAGCCTACGCCAGATGAATTGTATTTTGAGGTCAACCATGCCCTAACCATAGCTTTGGCGAAGGCAGCCAAACAACAGGGTGTTCAGCATTTCATTTTCATGAGTACGATCAAGGTATATGGAGCAGTTTCCCCAAAACAAGTCATTACCATTGATACCCCATGCGCCCCCGATGATGCCTATGGGCGTAGTAAATGGAACGCAGAACAAGATTTATTGGCACTGCAAACAGAGACCTTTCGCATTGCCATCATTAGAACACCAATCGTTTACGGCCCACAAGTAAAAGGGAATTTGCACCGTATGATGGGATTAGCAGAAAAAAGGTTTCCTTTACCCTTCGCCAATATCCATAACCAGCGGAGTATGATCTTTGTAGACAATTTGATCGCTATGGTTCAGCAGATTGTTGCCTTGCAAGCCCAAGGGATTTTTCTACCAAGCGACCAACATCCCATTTCGACAACCAAACTAATATCGCTAATACGAGAGGAATTGGGAATGAAATACCATTTATTTTCCCTACCCTCACTGGCTCGCCAATTACTCCGGCGTTTTAAGCCCGCTTTATATGTTAGACTTTTTGAGTCACTTTTATTGGATAGTAGTTCTTCTAATGAAAGACTACATTTTAGTCCGCCTTTTGATACTGAGCATGGCATAAAAGAAATGGTTAAATCGTATAAACTTACTTCATGAATCGATTCATCAACCTAGACCAGTTTATCAGCAAATCGGTGACCGGCCGTTCCCAGAGTTTGCTGGCTGCCGATATAGAAGCCCACCGCCCCACATTACAGCAACGATTGAACGGCAAATCAGTAATGGTGATTGGAGGGGCTGGAACCATTGGTTCTTCTTTCGTAAAAGCGATCCTCCATTTTAAAA from Saprospiraceae bacterium encodes:
- a CDS encoding glycosyltransferase family 2 protein; this encodes MKVTLITVAYNSAKTIRKTLESIASQDYPHIEHIVIDGASKDNTVDIVKEFQHVHRLISEPDKGMWDGLNKGLAIAEGDIIGMLNSDDVYADHTIISQVVAAFKKYQVDTVYGDIQFVSTKDPEKVVRYYSSKKFHPGKFRYGYMPAHPSFFVKRTVYEKYGYFKPDYKIAADYDLMIRFLKIHQVSYKYLDLMMVNMLIGGMSNDSLKSIYILNKEIVRTCRENGIYTNLFILSLKYFRKVFELINPAKRH
- a CDS encoding NAD-dependent epimerase/dehydratase family protein, coding for MKKILLTGASGFIGSRWLEIDTGTCEIIPCSLQQTQIAAIDFAGIDAIIHLAGIAHRMEPTPDELYFEVNHALTIALAKAAKQQGVQHFIFMSTIKVYGAVSPKQVITIDTPCAPDDAYGRSKWNAEQDLLALQTETFRIAIIRTPIVYGPQVKGNLHRMMGLAEKRFPLPFANIHNQRSMIFVDNLIAMVQQIVALQAQGIFLPSDQHPISTTKLISLIREELGMKYHLFSLPSLARQLLRRFKPALYVRLFESLLLDSSSSNERLHFSPPFDTEHGIKEMVKSYKLTS